One genomic segment of Candidatus Atribacteria bacterium ADurb.Bin276 includes these proteins:
- a CDS encoding putative ABC transporter-binding protein precursor produces MKKFGGLVLFIFGILLICQIAAADESNWGNIDWVQFKGTQLNVLATSMPVSEVYKSKIAEFEELTGIKVNFELLNDVDRKKKQLVDYASGMGEYDVANVGFSNREEFAQPGYMESLQPYLDNPKLTDKDWYNIDDYPKDVLAGGISGDKLVMIPFTAEYFLLWYRKDIFSLLNLTPPKTPTELKDVAAKLEEARKDGKIEEFAFIERTMSGASEGGWNLFCTAHRLGFDFVDFKDMISYTNTPKGIEIMSFYTDLCKQYGPPGSANWTWTDIGAAAAQGKLAMVVGGNASYAYLEDKNTSKVAGKMGYVPPPMENGKDPLWIWGWAINAKSKNKEAAWLLVQWLTSPNLITEMAPLYGCPARKSVYSLPEYIEAMPSQEFIDSQLWMMENGIDPDTQFLLTPMYGEVADLVSKEMNAVVAGIKTVEQACQDAEAALIKIGFKASVQ; encoded by the coding sequence GTGAAGAAATTTGGAGGTTTAGTTCTATTCATATTCGGAATATTGTTAATTTGTCAAATAGCGGCTGCGGATGAATCTAATTGGGGAAACATTGATTGGGTGCAATTCAAAGGAACTCAACTAAATGTTTTAGCTACATCAATGCCAGTCTCAGAAGTTTATAAAAGTAAAATTGCTGAGTTTGAAGAACTTACTGGAATAAAAGTAAATTTCGAATTATTAAACGATGTTGACCGCAAGAAAAAACAATTGGTCGATTATGCTTCTGGTATGGGTGAGTATGATGTCGCCAATGTTGGATTCTCCAACCGAGAAGAATTCGCTCAACCTGGCTATATGGAATCGCTCCAACCTTACTTAGATAATCCCAAACTGACGGATAAAGACTGGTATAACATTGACGATTATCCCAAAGACGTTTTAGCAGGGGGAATATCCGGAGACAAATTGGTGATGATTCCCTTCACCGCTGAATACTTTTTACTTTGGTATCGGAAAGATATTTTTAGTTTGTTAAATCTGACTCCCCCTAAGACACCGACCGAACTAAAAGATGTTGCTGCCAAGCTTGAAGAAGCACGAAAAGATGGGAAAATAGAAGAATTTGCATTTATTGAACGGACCATGTCCGGAGCCAGCGAAGGAGGGTGGAACCTCTTTTGTACGGCTCATCGATTGGGATTCGATTTTGTGGATTTCAAGGACATGATTTCCTATACCAATACGCCCAAGGGCATCGAAATCATGAGTTTTTATACCGATTTATGTAAACAATATGGACCACCCGGTTCAGCCAATTGGACCTGGACTGATATTGGAGCCGCCGCCGCTCAAGGGAAACTGGCAATGGTTGTAGGAGGAAATGCGTCTTACGCTTACCTTGAAGACAAAAATACTTCAAAGGTTGCCGGGAAAATGGGTTATGTCCCTCCACCAATGGAAAATGGAAAAGATCCTTTATGGATTTGGGGATGGGCAATTAATGCCAAATCAAAAAATAAAGAAGCCGCTTGGCTTTTAGTACAATGGTTAACTTCCCCGAATTTGATTACTGAAATGGCACCACTTTATGGATGCCCGGCGCGAAAATCAGTTTATTCACTTCCTGAATATATCGAAGCGATGCCAAGCCAGGAATTCATCGACTCCCAGCTTTGGATGATGGAAAATGGTATTGATCCTGATACTCAATTTCTACTCACCCCAATGTATGGAGAGGTTGCCGATTTAGTTTCTAAGGAAATGAATGCAGTTGTTGCTGGTATCAAAACCGTAGAACAAGCCTGTCAAGATGCTGAGGCGGCCTTAATAAAAATTGGATTTAAAGCATCAGTTCAATAA
- the sugA_9 gene encoding Trehalose transport system permease protein SugA produces MRIQRTTQEDRRFIIWSILPSLFAVVLVGGVPVLYTFILSLKNYQLIKPPGVFIGLGNYIDLLTNNPRYIHAILFTILFAVGAVVIEIVIGFLVASVLADEEVTSRYSSLIRTLILIPFVVAPVVVSYTYKTLIYDVTFGYLNYFLQLVHLPVFDLSQGIYSAPIGILVMEVILRTPFVTLILFAGISSIDASIFDAGAIDGVSWWKRMYLLTLPIIKPIIVVAFAFRFMDALKMFDEIYVITGGGPGYITENASIFAVRYGFEYFRMGYAAASAFIFLIVVLVLIMSFLKWSKFEEGMA; encoded by the coding sequence ATGAGAATACAACGGACAACTCAAGAAGATCGTCGTTTTATTATATGGTCAATTCTTCCATCACTCTTTGCCGTAGTGCTGGTCGGGGGAGTGCCAGTTCTCTATACCTTTATCCTTTCTTTAAAGAATTACCAGCTTATCAAGCCACCTGGTGTTTTTATTGGTTTAGGGAATTATATCGATCTCTTAACGAACAATCCACGATATATCCATGCAATCCTTTTCACTATTCTTTTTGCAGTGGGAGCCGTGGTGATCGAAATAGTGATTGGTTTTTTAGTAGCCTCTGTTTTAGCCGATGAAGAAGTGACCTCAAGATATTCATCCTTAATACGAACTCTCATTTTAATACCTTTTGTTGTAGCCCCAGTGGTGGTTTCCTATACTTATAAAACTCTCATTTACGATGTGACATTTGGATATTTGAACTATTTTTTACAATTGGTTCATCTTCCAGTTTTTGATCTCAGTCAGGGAATATATAGTGCTCCGATAGGTATTTTGGTCATGGAAGTAATCTTAAGAACTCCATTTGTAACTCTTATATTATTTGCCGGGATTTCCTCAATTGATGCTTCAATATTTGATGCCGGAGCAATTGATGGAGTTTCATGGTGGAAAAGAATGTATCTTTTAACTCTTCCCATCATTAAACCAATCATAGTCGTCGCTTTTGCTTTTCGATTCATGGATGCTCTGAAAATGTTTGATGAGATATATGTGATAACTGGTGGTGGGCCAGGGTATATTACTGAAAATGCTTCAATTTTTGCTGTTCGATATGGATTTGAATATTTTCGAATGGGTTATGCCGCTGCTTCAGCCTTCATTTTTTTAATCGTTGTCTTGGTACTGATAATGAGTTTTTTAAAGTGGTCAAAGTTCGAGGAGGGAATGGCCTAA